From a single Candidatus Brevundimonas phytovorans genomic region:
- a CDS encoding low temperature requirement protein A, with product MTSLMRVRRDGEHAKVGFVELFFDLVFVFAITQVSHLLLAHLTPLGALEAAILLAAVWWVWIDTSWITNWLDPERGPVRLMLFGLMAAGLILSTSLPQAFGDKGLVFACAFAVMQVGRSLFTLWAVRGSAVQRANFQRISAWAVLGAVFWIGGGLAEGQARLLIWLVALSLDFTAPALGYVVPGLGRSVTTDWDVEGAHLAERVGLFVIICLGESIIITGATFAELAWTPAVVAAFVSALVAAITMWWLFFSEAHEAASETFVHAADPGAVARRAYTYCPIIVVAGIVVTAVGDELTLAHPLGATATATAAVLIGGPLLFLLGTSLSILAVWGKVAWPRVAGMAALGLAAAASPLLTPVALTMLSTTVLVVVAIWESVGRRQAA from the coding sequence ATGACCAGTCTGATGCGCGTCCGTCGGGACGGGGAGCACGCCAAGGTCGGCTTCGTCGAGTTGTTCTTCGATCTGGTCTTCGTTTTCGCCATCACCCAGGTCAGCCACCTGTTGCTGGCGCACCTGACGCCGCTGGGCGCGCTGGAGGCGGCCATCCTGCTGGCGGCGGTGTGGTGGGTGTGGATCGACACCAGCTGGATCACCAACTGGCTCGATCCCGAGCGCGGCCCCGTGCGCTTGATGCTGTTCGGGCTGATGGCGGCGGGGCTGATCCTGTCGACTTCGCTGCCGCAGGCCTTTGGCGACAAGGGACTGGTCTTCGCCTGCGCCTTCGCCGTCATGCAGGTGGGGCGCAGCCTGTTCACCCTGTGGGCGGTGCGCGGATCGGCGGTTCAGAGGGCCAATTTCCAGCGGATTTCAGCCTGGGCCGTGCTGGGAGCCGTGTTCTGGATCGGCGGAGGCCTGGCCGAGGGGCAGGCGCGGCTGCTGATCTGGCTGGTCGCATTATCGCTGGATTTCACGGCGCCGGCGCTCGGCTATGTCGTGCCGGGGCTGGGGCGGTCCGTCACGACGGACTGGGATGTCGAGGGCGCGCATCTGGCCGAGCGGGTCGGCCTGTTCGTCATCATCTGCCTGGGGGAATCCATCATCATCACCGGCGCGACCTTCGCTGAGCTGGCCTGGACCCCGGCGGTCGTGGCGGCCTTCGTCTCGGCCCTGGTCGCGGCGATCACCATGTGGTGGCTCTTCTTCAGCGAGGCGCACGAGGCGGCGTCGGAGACCTTTGTCCACGCCGCTGATCCCGGCGCAGTGGCGCGGCGGGCCTATACCTATTGCCCGATTATCGTCGTGGCCGGGATCGTGGTGACGGCGGTGGGGGACGAACTGACGCTGGCGCATCCGCTGGGGGCGACAGCGACAGCGACCGCCGCGGTGCTGATCGGCGGGCCGCTGCTGTTCCTGCTGGGCACCAGCCTGTCGATCCTGGCGGTCTGGGGCAAGGTCGCCTGGCCGCGCGTGGCGGGCATGGCGGCGCTGGGGCTGGCAGCCGCCGCCAGCCCGCTGCTCACGCCGGTGGCGCTGACGATGCTGTCGACTACGGTTCTGGTGGTGGTCGCGATCTGGGAGAGCGTCGGCCGTCGTCAAGCAGCCTAG